A window from Anser cygnoides isolate HZ-2024a breed goose chromosome 1, Taihu_goose_T2T_genome, whole genome shotgun sequence encodes these proteins:
- the IRAG2 gene encoding inositol 1,4,5-triphosphate receptor associated 2 isoform X4, whose product MCIARWKISSADNYTDADLPVSITMMDSSLAEMDRAKPSVLVSPIPSSDHLTSLQEVPTSSSESTVPVTGCLVMEEEPPKHSCAKEEAVPTSAAMEKNSDKDPAGSVSGPHLIKKEFSPVIEECKTSLQNLLKKDPEMGLEKETNKEQSEITPAMVPSRKGSSPTAGGIKGDKTKQNELDSPSEKEVEAEFLRLSLGFKCDLFTLDKRVRLEERSRDLAEENLKKEITNALKMLEALVPLCEEDNQAQEIIKKLQKSLQFLSQYAARVASRAEMLGAINQESRVSKAVEVMIQHVENLKRMYTKEHAELEELKQVLLQNERSFSSLGDRDESTNKKLPNSFNFKPPSSLRRVSIATVPRSAGNAGIGLPLAQLQETDGDEWSDKLNRRSSSWGRLGAKQNDKRPSLQRFISTYSWAEYENEHSETQNEQSELPAEVQEPSRKESISETGNCPSKWNLETACNLVSSWASHFKTSFSNANKTLWVSVSILVLLAAFTSFLTGLSLQRPADAAPVGTGDSWTSLQQLLWPYTGLQHNGPPPV is encoded by the exons atgtgtattgCCAGGTGGAAAATATCCTCTGCTGATAACTATACTGATGCAGACCTTCCTGTTTCCATTACAATGATGGACTCTTCACTTGCTGAG ATGGACCGTGCAAAGCCATCAGTACTAGTCAGCCCGATCCCATCCAG TGATCATTTAACTTCACTCCAAGAAGTTCCTACATCCTCTTCAGAAAGTACTGTGCCAGTAACAG GCTGTCTTGTTATGGAGGAAGAGCCACCCAAGCACTCATGTGCAAAAGAGGAAGCTGTGCCAACTTCCGCagcaatggagaaaaacagTGATAAGGATCCGGCTGGTTCTGTATCAG GGCCTCATCTGATCAAGAAAGAATTCAGCCCTGTGATAGAAGAATGCAAAACCTCCCTGCAAAATCTTTTGAAGAAAGACCCG GAGATGGGCCTGGAAAAGGAAACTAATAAAGAACAGAGTGAGATAACACCAGCTATGGTTCCCAGCAGGAAAG ggAGTTCACCCACTGCAGGTGGCATTAAAGGggataaaacaaagcaaaatgagct TGACTCGCCTAGTGAGAAAGAGGTGGAG GCTGAATTTCTGAGATTGTCTCTAGGTTTTAAATGTGACTTGTTTACCTTGGACAAGAGGGTGAGGCTTGAAGAAAGATCCCGCGACTTGGCTGAAGAGAACTTGAAAAAGGAGATCACAAATGCTCTAAAGATGTTAGAG GCTTTAGTTCCTTTGTGTGAAGAAGATAACCAAGCACAGGAAATTATTaagaagctgcagaaaagctTGCAGTTCCTTAGCCAGTATGCAGCCCGAGTCgccagcagagcagagatgcTGGGAGCTATTAATCAG GAGAGCCGTGTCAGCAAGGCTGTGGAAGTAATGATTCAACATGTggaaaacctgaagcgcatGTACACAAAAGAGCATGCAGAACTTGAGGAGCTGAAACAAGTCCTGCTCCAGAAtgaaagatcatttagttctCTTGGAGATCGAG ATGAATCTACAAATAAAAAGCTACCCAATTCCTTTAACTTCAAG CCACCATCATCCCTACGAAGAGTTAGCATCGCAACAGTGCCTAGGAGTGCTGGAAATGCAGGTATTGGGTTGCCGCTG GCCCAACTACAAGAAACTGATGGAGATGAATGGAGTGATAAACTCAACAGGAGATCAAGCAGCTG GGGACGACTAGGAGCAAAGCAAAATGATAAGCGTCCTTCACTGCAGCGATTCATTAGCACATATTCCTGGGCAGAGTATGAGAATGAACATTCGGAAACACA AAACGAGCAGTCGGAATTGCCTGCTGAAGTGCAAGAACCATCAAGAAAGGAAAGTATCTCTGAAACAGGAAACTGTCCATCAAAATGGAACCTGGAGACAGC GTGCAACTTAGTGTCATCATGGGCATCCCATTTCAAGACTTCCTTTTCCAACGCTAACAAAACTCTCTGGGTTTCTGTCTCCATCCTGGTACTGCTTGCTGCTTTTACAAGCTTCCTCACTGGGCTGTCTCTTCAAAGACCAGCAGATGCAGCACCTGTCGGCACTGGGGACTCCTGGACTTCACTACAGCAACTGTTGTGGCCGTATACAGGACTTCAACACAACGGACCACCCCCAGTATAA